The Synchiropus splendidus isolate RoL2022-P1 chromosome 1, RoL_Sspl_1.0, whole genome shotgun sequence genome includes a window with the following:
- the LOC128752681 gene encoding zinc finger protein OZF-like isoform X1, which produces METRRPGVQHLLVMKEEEDATEQQECSSSLDQEGQEPPLIKEEPEEEDLDQIKEEATQFSLTPVQVKSEDDGATSSWTQHMKTEADGDTCGGAEADTCEKTRIHCDHQRTLSSESHDDSKGWRLNSETHKALVSVKEEDTTQKSQHQGVICSRCGRKCSSVVGLTRHMKFCCGEPLVCSFCGKGFETRQNLDIHLRIHTGVKPFSCSQCGKSFTQRGSLQNHMRTHTGEKPFSCSHCGKTFTQRGNLETHAISHTGEKPFRCSLCDKWFPRRASLKKHMKIHTGEKPYICSHCNKCFGNKEYFNEHVRIHTGEKPFICTQCGKSIRSRQNVKVHMRVHTGEKPYSCSQCGSSFRLRQTLMVHMRTHTGEKPFICSQCGKCFTQIGSLKKHMSCHTGGKPFFCPQ; this is translated from the exons ATGGAGACCAGAAGACCAG gtgtccagcatctactggtgatgaaagaagaagaagatgctactgagcagcaggagtgcagctccagtctggatcaggagggacaagaacctcctctcattaaagaagaaccagaagaagaagatctagaccaaatcaaagaagaggccacccagttctccctcactcctgtccaggtgaagagtgaagatgatggagcaaccagcagctggactcaacacatgaagacagaagctgatggagacacctgtggaggagcagaagcagataCCTGTGAGAAAACACGTATCCACTGTGACCACCAGAGGACCCTCTCTTCTGAATCTCACGATGACAGTAAAGGCTGGCGACTAAACAGTGAGACACATAAAGCTCTTGTCAGTGTGAAGGAAGAGGACACTACTCAGAAATCGCAGCATCAAGGAGTCATCTGCTCTCGATGTGGGAGGAAATGTTCCTCAGTTGTTGGACTGACTCGACACATGAAGTTCTGCTGTGGAGAACCTTTGGTTTGTTCGTTTTGTGGAAAAGGTTTTGAAACAAGGCAGAATCTGGATATTCActtgagaattcacactggtgtaaaacctttcagctgctctcagtgtggcaaGTCTTTTACACAGAGAGGAAGCCTGCAGAATCACATGAGaactcacactggagaaaagcctttcagctgctctcactgtggcAAAACGTTTACGCAGAGAGGGAACCTGGAGACACATGCGATtagtcacactggagaaaaaccttttagaTGCTCTTTGTGTGATAAATGGTTCCCACGGAGAGCAAGCTtgaagaaacacatgaaaatccacactggagaaaagccttacATCTGCTCCCACTGTAATAAATGTTTTGGAAACAAGGAATACTTTAATGAACATGTGAGAATTCACACGGGTgagaaacctttcatctgcactCAGTGTGGCAAATCTATTCGAAGCAGACAGAATGTGAAGGTTCACATGCGAGtgcacactggagaaaagccttacAGCTGCTCGCAGTGTGGCAGCAGTTTTAGACTAAGACAAACACTGATGGTACACATGAGAACCCATACGGgggaaaagcctttcatctgctctcagtgtggtaaatgttttacgCAGATTGGAAGTCTGAAGAAACACATGAGCTGCCACACGGGAGGAAAACCTTTCTTCTGCCCTCAATGA
- the LOC128752681 gene encoding gastrula zinc finger protein XlCGF8.2DB-like isoform X2: protein MKEEEDATEQQECSSSLDQEGQEPPLIKEEPEEEDLDQIKEEATQFSLTPVQVKSEDDGATSSWTQHMKTEADGDTCGGAEADTCEKTRIHCDHQRTLSSESHDDSKGWRLNSETHKALVSVKEEDTTQKSQHQGVICSRCGRKCSSVVGLTRHMKFCCGEPLVCSFCGKGFETRQNLDIHLRIHTGVKPFSCSQCGKSFTQRGSLQNHMRTHTGEKPFSCSHCGKTFTQRGNLETHAISHTGEKPFRCSLCDKWFPRRASLKKHMKIHTGEKPYICSHCNKCFGNKEYFNEHVRIHTGEKPFICTQCGKSIRSRQNVKVHMRVHTGEKPYSCSQCGSSFRLRQTLMVHMRTHTGEKPFICSQCGKCFTQIGSLKKHMSCHTGGKPFFCPQ, encoded by the coding sequence atgaaagaagaagaagatgctactgagcagcaggagtgcagctccagtctggatcaggagggacaagaacctcctctcattaaagaagaaccagaagaagaagatctagaccaaatcaaagaagaggccacccagttctccctcactcctgtccaggtgaagagtgaagatgatggagcaaccagcagctggactcaacacatgaagacagaagctgatggagacacctgtggaggagcagaagcagataCCTGTGAGAAAACACGTATCCACTGTGACCACCAGAGGACCCTCTCTTCTGAATCTCACGATGACAGTAAAGGCTGGCGACTAAACAGTGAGACACATAAAGCTCTTGTCAGTGTGAAGGAAGAGGACACTACTCAGAAATCGCAGCATCAAGGAGTCATCTGCTCTCGATGTGGGAGGAAATGTTCCTCAGTTGTTGGACTGACTCGACACATGAAGTTCTGCTGTGGAGAACCTTTGGTTTGTTCGTTTTGTGGAAAAGGTTTTGAAACAAGGCAGAATCTGGATATTCActtgagaattcacactggtgtaaaacctttcagctgctctcagtgtggcaaGTCTTTTACACAGAGAGGAAGCCTGCAGAATCACATGAGaactcacactggagaaaagcctttcagctgctctcactgtggcAAAACGTTTACGCAGAGAGGGAACCTGGAGACACATGCGATtagtcacactggagaaaaaccttttagaTGCTCTTTGTGTGATAAATGGTTCCCACGGAGAGCAAGCTtgaagaaacacatgaaaatccacactggagaaaagccttacATCTGCTCCCACTGTAATAAATGTTTTGGAAACAAGGAATACTTTAATGAACATGTGAGAATTCACACGGGTgagaaacctttcatctgcactCAGTGTGGCAAATCTATTCGAAGCAGACAGAATGTGAAGGTTCACATGCGAGtgcacactggagaaaagccttacAGCTGCTCGCAGTGTGGCAGCAGTTTTAGACTAAGACAAACACTGATGGTACACATGAGAACCCATACGGgggaaaagcctttcatctgctctcagtgtggtaaatgttttacgCAGATTGGAAGTCTGAAGAAACACATGAGCTGCCACACGGGAGGAAAACCTTTCTTCTGCCCTCAATGA